From a single Gracilimonas sp. genomic region:
- a CDS encoding 3-hydroxyacyl-CoA dehydrogenase/enoyl-CoA hydratase family protein, producing the protein MSTKKYSIRKVAVLGSGVMGSQIAAHCVNAGLDVILLDLKSDDPNRPNKIAEESLQKASKMKPAPFGKPDFARRIEVGNFEDDFEKLKEADWICEVIIEKMDIKKDMMSRIEKIRKPKTIVSSNTSGLPIGEISEDCNDDYKAHFLGTHFFNPPRYMKLLEVIPTETTSEDVTEFMHRFCEKTLGKGVVICKDTPNFIANRIGIFSIANIMPYFFDGDFRAEDIDLLTGTLTGYSKAATFRTADMAGLDVTNHVARNLYPSIPDDEMQETFNLPEEFGKMVEKGMIGNKAGKGFYSKKDGEYLVINPETFEYESQQKLEDPILGEAQKIKDTADRLKFLVFSDDKIGDFLWNVHRDLLLYAANRIPEITDSPLSIDRAMQWGFNWEMGPFERWDALGIEEMVDRLKKEGNEIPELICTMLDADIKSFYEDGKVYNPLSKSMVDIPPEAKGEIKVHHLRKQNAPVMENESVSVHDMGDGVALFEFHTPNSTLGSELVQSLYKSLNLVKEQFDALVISHDADNFAFGANLKEALIAKQNDDWDSVVQAVENFQKTAVALRYAPFPVITAPFGKTLGGGVEFCLYSDKVVAHHELYMGLVEVGVGLIPAGGGTTELLRRAMQKLEGDADPLPFIREVFKTIGMAKVSESAHLARELGYLRPSDTIVMNRDLLIKTAKEEALNLVQAGYHPPAETSMKVLGKTALSAMKLMLHVMHEGKYITDYDQVVAERVAYVLAGGDLSEEQEVPESYLLKLEREAILECLQDDRTLARMEHMLKKGKPLRN; encoded by the coding sequence ATGAGCACGAAAAAATATTCGATCAGGAAAGTAGCCGTATTAGGGTCAGGAGTAATGGGAAGTCAGATAGCCGCACATTGTGTAAATGCGGGGTTGGATGTAATTTTATTGGATCTGAAAAGTGATGACCCCAACCGGCCGAATAAAATCGCTGAAGAGAGCTTACAAAAAGCTTCGAAGATGAAGCCGGCACCATTTGGAAAGCCGGATTTTGCCAGGAGAATCGAAGTAGGAAATTTCGAGGATGATTTTGAAAAACTGAAAGAAGCCGATTGGATTTGTGAGGTTATCATAGAAAAGATGGACATCAAAAAAGATATGATGTCTCGTATTGAAAAGATCCGAAAGCCGAAAACCATTGTCAGTTCAAATACATCAGGCTTGCCAATTGGAGAGATTTCTGAAGACTGTAACGATGATTATAAGGCTCATTTCCTCGGAACGCATTTTTTTAATCCTCCCAGATATATGAAGTTGCTGGAGGTGATTCCAACTGAAACAACTTCCGAAGATGTGACGGAATTCATGCATCGGTTCTGTGAAAAGACACTGGGTAAAGGCGTGGTTATTTGTAAAGATACGCCGAACTTTATCGCCAATCGGATTGGGATTTTCTCTATAGCCAACATCATGCCTTATTTCTTTGATGGCGACTTCCGTGCTGAAGATATTGATTTACTGACCGGGACTCTAACCGGATATTCCAAAGCCGCGACCTTTCGAACGGCAGATATGGCTGGGCTGGATGTGACCAATCATGTAGCCAGAAACCTCTATCCATCTATCCCTGATGACGAAATGCAGGAGACCTTCAACTTACCTGAAGAGTTTGGAAAAATGGTGGAAAAAGGGATGATCGGGAATAAAGCCGGTAAAGGTTTCTATTCCAAGAAGGATGGGGAGTATCTGGTCATAAACCCGGAAACGTTTGAATATGAGTCGCAGCAAAAACTGGAGGACCCAATCCTGGGAGAAGCCCAAAAAATCAAAGACACGGCAGACCGATTGAAGTTTCTGGTTTTTTCTGATGATAAGATTGGTGACTTCCTCTGGAATGTGCATCGTGACTTACTATTATATGCAGCAAACCGGATTCCTGAGATAACAGATTCTCCACTTTCCATCGACCGCGCTATGCAATGGGGGTTTAACTGGGAAATGGGGCCATTTGAGCGCTGGGATGCGCTGGGCATCGAGGAGATGGTTGATCGGCTCAAAAAAGAAGGAAATGAGATTCCTGAGTTAATTTGTACTATGCTGGATGCTGATATAAAATCATTCTATGAGGACGGAAAAGTTTACAATCCTCTGTCCAAATCTATGGTGGACATTCCTCCTGAAGCAAAAGGAGAAATCAAAGTTCATCATTTACGAAAGCAGAATGCTCCGGTGATGGAGAACGAAAGTGTTTCTGTCCATGATATGGGAGATGGTGTTGCGCTATTTGAATTTCATACACCTAATTCAACGCTGGGAAGTGAGCTGGTTCAATCACTTTATAAGTCGCTGAATCTGGTTAAAGAACAATTTGATGCTCTGGTTATCAGCCATGATGCTGATAACTTTGCTTTTGGAGCAAATCTTAAAGAGGCCCTGATTGCTAAACAAAATGACGATTGGGACAGCGTTGTGCAGGCCGTGGAAAACTTCCAGAAAACGGCGGTTGCATTAAGGTATGCGCCTTTTCCTGTTATTACGGCGCCATTTGGGAAAACCTTGGGCGGGGGAGTAGAATTTTGTTTGTATTCGGATAAAGTGGTGGCTCATCATGAACTCTACATGGGTTTGGTAGAAGTTGGAGTTGGGTTAATTCCGGCCGGAGGGGGAACCACGGAGCTGCTCCGAAGAGCTATGCAGAAACTGGAAGGTGATGCAGATCCGCTGCCGTTTATACGGGAAGTATTCAAGACTATCGGGATGGCAAAAGTATCGGAAAGCGCCCATTTGGCCCGAGAGCTCGGGTACTTGAGGCCCTCCGATACTATTGTTATGAACCGCGACTTGCTGATCAAAACGGCTAAAGAAGAGGCGTTGAATTTGGTGCAGGCTGGATATCACCCGCCGGCAGAAACTTCGATGAAAGTTCTGGGAAAAACTGCGTTATCAGCCATGAAACTCATGCTCCATGTAATGCATGAAGGCAAGTATATCACCGATTATGATCAGGTTGTAGCTGAGAGAGTGGCTTATGTATTGGCTGGTGGAGATTTAAGCGAAGAGCAGGAAGTCCCCGAATCCTATCTCCTGAAACTGGAAAGGGAGGCAATCCTTGAATGCCTACAGGATGACCGAACCCTGGCCCGAATGGAGCACATGCTGAAAAAAGGGAAGCCGCTTAGAAATTAG
- a CDS encoding SDR family oxidoreductase gives MFKEDTLSGQTILITGGGSGLGLSMAKGFAKCGADIAICGRTEKKLQKAVKEIEEQKDGVIARYYQCDVRDYDGVTSMFEQIIEDFGSVTGLVNNAAGNFLSASEDLSPGGFKAVVDIVLHGSFNCTHVFGNYLIDNKKEGNVLNMVTTYAEGTGCAFVLPSACSKAGVLAMTRSLAFEWATYGIRLNAIAPGPFPTEGAWSRLVPEKVLEKNFKNKIPAKRYGEHEELANLAIFLMSDLAPYITGECVVIDGGERLQAGQFNFVDGLMSRGKLKKLFKAMKP, from the coding sequence ATGTTCAAAGAAGACACGCTATCAGGACAAACGATATTGATAACCGGAGGCGGAAGTGGACTCGGACTTTCTATGGCAAAAGGATTTGCAAAATGTGGCGCTGATATTGCAATCTGCGGGAGGACGGAAAAGAAGCTTCAAAAGGCTGTCAAAGAAATAGAAGAGCAAAAAGATGGAGTGATAGCCCGGTATTACCAGTGTGATGTTAGAGATTATGATGGTGTAACATCAATGTTTGAACAAATTATTGAAGATTTTGGATCTGTTACCGGTTTGGTTAACAATGCAGCAGGTAATTTTCTTTCCGCATCTGAAGACTTATCACCTGGTGGGTTTAAAGCTGTAGTAGATATTGTGTTACATGGAAGCTTTAATTGTACTCATGTATTTGGTAATTACTTGATTGATAATAAAAAGGAAGGAAATGTTCTGAACATGGTAACGACCTATGCAGAAGGAACCGGTTGTGCTTTTGTTTTACCTTCAGCTTGCAGTAAAGCTGGGGTATTAGCGATGACCCGCTCTTTGGCTTTTGAATGGGCAACTTATGGTATCAGATTAAATGCGATAGCGCCTGGACCTTTTCCAACTGAGGGTGCCTGGTCGAGATTAGTTCCTGAAAAAGTGTTGGAGAAAAACTTTAAGAATAAGATTCCCGCAAAAAGATATGGCGAGCATGAAGAGCTCGCCAATCTTGCAATATTTTTAATGTCTGATCTCGCTCCATATATAACCGGAGAATGTGTGGTTATAGATGGAGGAGAAAGGCTTCAGGCAGGTCAGTTTAATTTTGTAGACGGACTAATGTCGCGGGGTAAACTGAAAAAGTTATTTAAAGCAATGAAGCCTTAG
- a CDS encoding hotdog fold thioesterase, with the protein MFIEEDLKKKAEIYFNFSHKHMGHALGMEFQHVAKDKMMATMPVNENSVQPFGVLHGGASVALAETLCSVGGWFQLEDINQTVVGVEINANHIRSVKMGGKVTGTAQPVHVGRKIQVWECELRDERDKLVCSSRCTLAVINTPES; encoded by the coding sequence ATGTTTATTGAAGAAGATTTAAAAAAGAAAGCTGAAATCTACTTCAACTTTTCGCACAAGCACATGGGGCATGCATTAGGAATGGAATTCCAGCATGTCGCAAAAGATAAGATGATGGCCACCATGCCCGTGAATGAGAATTCTGTTCAGCCATTTGGAGTACTACACGGCGGAGCTTCTGTGGCTTTGGCCGAAACCTTGTGTTCGGTAGGCGGCTGGTTTCAATTGGAAGATATAAACCAAACGGTAGTGGGTGTGGAGATCAATGCTAATCACATTCGGTCGGTGAAGATGGGAGGCAAAGTAACCGGAACCGCACAGCCTGTTCATGTGGGGCGAAAAATACAGGTTTGGGAATGCGAGCTTCGCGATGAACGAGATAAGCTCGTGTGTTCTTCAAGGTGTACATTAGCTGTAATCAACACCCCCGAGAGTTAA
- a CDS encoding thiolase family protein produces MSNRDAFVVAATRTACGKANKGSLRFTRPDSMGGEIVKDLLNRTKGLNPEQVEDVIMGCAFPEASQGLNMARQVALLGGLPDSVPGVTVNRFCSSGLQTIAMAAERIMAGGADVIIAGGVESMSLVPMGGMSFQPNPELVENKPGVYVSMGITAENVADKYKVSREDQDKFAYQSHQRAIKAWEDGKFDNQMTPVQVQEKKVTADGEVLEESFTFKKDEGPRKDTSVEALSGLRPVFKNGGSVTAGNSSQMNDAAAGVVVMSGEMVKKLGLEPMARYVGFQVAGVAPEIMGIGPVEAVPKVLSKTGLKLSDIDLIELNEAFASQSLAVIRELGLDQEITNVNGGAIAMGHPLGCTGAKLTTQILYEMKERKSKYGLVTMCIGGGMGAAGIFENL; encoded by the coding sequence ATGTCAAACAGAGATGCTTTCGTTGTTGCAGCAACCCGAACAGCTTGTGGTAAAGCTAACAAAGGATCGCTTCGGTTTACACGACCCGATTCAATGGGGGGAGAAATAGTTAAGGACTTACTCAATCGAACAAAAGGGTTAAATCCCGAGCAGGTTGAGGATGTGATTATGGGGTGCGCGTTTCCAGAGGCTTCTCAGGGATTGAATATGGCTCGTCAGGTTGCCTTATTAGGAGGTCTACCGGATTCGGTTCCGGGTGTAACGGTGAATCGATTTTGCTCTTCAGGATTGCAAACTATTGCCATGGCAGCCGAACGAATTATGGCTGGTGGAGCCGATGTGATTATAGCTGGTGGAGTGGAATCCATGAGTTTGGTACCGATGGGAGGAATGTCATTTCAGCCCAACCCTGAACTGGTCGAGAATAAACCCGGCGTGTATGTTAGCATGGGCATCACCGCAGAAAATGTAGCCGATAAATACAAAGTTAGCCGGGAAGATCAGGATAAGTTTGCCTATCAAAGTCATCAGAGGGCAATTAAAGCCTGGGAGGATGGAAAGTTTGACAACCAAATGACTCCGGTACAAGTTCAAGAAAAGAAAGTAACTGCTGATGGTGAAGTTCTGGAAGAATCATTCACTTTTAAAAAGGATGAAGGTCCACGCAAAGATACTTCAGTTGAAGCCTTATCAGGACTTCGGCCTGTTTTTAAAAACGGAGGTAGTGTTACGGCCGGTAATTCATCCCAAATGAATGATGCCGCAGCGGGTGTAGTGGTGATGAGTGGGGAGATGGTTAAAAAATTAGGTTTGGAGCCTATGGCACGTTACGTTGGCTTCCAGGTAGCGGGGGTTGCTCCTGAAATTATGGGCATCGGTCCGGTAGAAGCTGTTCCGAAAGTACTTTCTAAAACCGGATTGAAATTATCAGATATTGATTTGATTGAGCTGAACGAAGCCTTTGCATCTCAGTCATTGGCAGTTATCCGAGAGCTTGGGTTAGATCAGGAAATCACAAACGTAAATGGTGGGGCTATAGCTATGGGGCACCCTCTTGGATGTACCGGTGCTAAACTAACCACACAGATTCTATATGAAATGAAAGAACGTAAATCTAAGTATGGGTTGGTTACCATGTGTATTGGCGGCGGAATGGGTGCAGCAGGTATTTTCGAAAATCTTTAA
- a CDS encoding PspC domain-containing protein: MPAKLRKSRTDKMLAGVCGGFAEYLGWDATLVRIIFAIILVSSFGTAVLAYFILAIVMPD; the protein is encoded by the coding sequence ATGCCAGCTAAATTAAGAAAATCAAGAACAGACAAAATGCTTGCCGGCGTTTGCGGAGGTTTTGCTGAATACCTTGGATGGGATGCAACCCTTGTCCGTATCATTTTTGCCATTATCCTGGTTTCCAGTTTTGGAACAGCTGTACTGGCTTATTTTATTCTTGCTATCGTAATGCCCGACTAA
- a CDS encoding long-chain fatty acid--CoA ligase, with the protein MKYEPTTILSVVSEGVEKNKTGIYSAVKRDGEWIETTIDDFNQMVHDLAMGLYELGVRKGDKVSLHAENSTEWLVIDQAILSLGAVVVPIYTTQPGEQIKYILENSEAKVHFVSDDEVFAETKPLIKGIESVNAIISILGSSHEKLKTFDDILEMGHKKAEEDPNLFDKLRSDVQPDDLATLIYTSGTTGVPKGVMLTHNNIAGNALASHEIFPFNPEEHDEPKVLSYLPLAHMFERTASYIYAYVGVPPYYIDEVDDIRDDFQTVKPIYMVTVPRLLEKIVTGIKVKGQEFSGLKKQLYYWAVNLAEEYDPENPPAAWKWKIADKLVYAKIREMFGGNLVGLNVGGAALSPNIARFMNGIGIYCGLGYGLTETSPVLTGPPIGELRIGSSGKPLVDVEIKIAEDGEILAKGPNIMKGYYKMPDKTEEAIDGEGWFHTGDIGHLDEEGWLFVTDRKKSLFKLSTGKYVAPQPIENALVNSGFIEQAVVVGSEHKFCGALIVPNWENMKKRFKSTGHDFPDENLTENEFVIKRIQKEIDKVNQELSKWEKVKKFKLLEDQFTIDGGEITPTLKIKRNVINEKYKEQIDSIYAEEEEES; encoded by the coding sequence ATGAAATACGAACCTACCACGATTTTGTCTGTCGTCTCTGAAGGAGTTGAAAAGAATAAGACAGGGATATATTCAGCTGTAAAGCGGGATGGGGAATGGATTGAAACAACCATCGATGACTTCAATCAAATGGTGCACGACTTGGCTATGGGGCTGTATGAACTAGGCGTTCGAAAAGGGGATAAGGTTTCTCTGCATGCCGAGAACAGCACGGAATGGCTGGTGATAGACCAGGCTATTTTATCATTGGGAGCGGTTGTAGTGCCTATCTATACTACACAGCCCGGAGAGCAGATTAAGTACATTCTGGAGAATTCAGAAGCGAAGGTTCATTTCGTATCTGATGATGAGGTGTTTGCGGAAACCAAGCCGCTTATCAAAGGCATAGAAAGTGTAAATGCTATCATTTCAATCCTCGGTTCCAGTCATGAGAAACTCAAAACGTTCGACGATATTCTGGAGATGGGGCATAAGAAAGCTGAGGAAGATCCGAATTTATTTGATAAACTTCGCAGTGATGTACAACCCGACGACCTTGCTACGCTGATCTATACTTCAGGGACTACAGGTGTACCCAAAGGCGTGATGCTAACTCATAATAACATCGCAGGAAATGCCCTTGCCTCCCACGAGATTTTCCCTTTCAATCCAGAGGAACATGACGAACCCAAAGTACTTTCATACCTGCCACTGGCACATATGTTCGAACGCACAGCATCGTATATCTATGCCTATGTAGGCGTTCCGCCTTATTACATTGATGAAGTAGATGATATCCGGGATGATTTCCAGACGGTGAAGCCAATCTATATGGTAACAGTCCCCCGGTTGCTGGAGAAGATCGTAACGGGTATTAAAGTTAAGGGACAGGAATTCAGCGGACTGAAGAAGCAACTATATTACTGGGCAGTGAATTTGGCCGAAGAATATGATCCGGAAAATCCACCCGCTGCCTGGAAATGGAAAATTGCAGATAAACTGGTGTATGCTAAAATTCGGGAGATGTTTGGGGGGAATTTAGTGGGATTAAATGTTGGTGGAGCCGCTCTTTCTCCCAATATTGCGCGGTTTATGAACGGCATTGGAATCTATTGTGGGCTGGGATATGGACTTACGGAAACTTCTCCGGTACTGACCGGCCCGCCGATAGGTGAACTCAGAATCGGTTCTTCGGGAAAACCACTCGTAGATGTAGAAATTAAAATTGCGGAAGACGGAGAGATTCTGGCTAAAGGTCCGAACATCATGAAAGGGTATTATAAAATGCCGGACAAAACGGAAGAAGCGATAGATGGGGAAGGCTGGTTCCACACCGGTGATATTGGCCACCTTGATGAAGAAGGATGGTTATTTGTTACTGATCGCAAGAAGTCACTCTTTAAGCTTTCGACGGGTAAGTATGTAGCACCACAACCGATCGAGAATGCCTTGGTGAATAGCGGGTTCATTGAACAAGCCGTTGTTGTCGGAAGTGAACACAAATTTTGTGGGGCATTAATTGTGCCGAACTGGGAAAACATGAAGAAGAGATTTAAGTCAACAGGACATGATTTCCCCGATGAAAATCTTACTGAAAACGAGTTTGTGATCAAGCGTATACAGAAAGAAATAGATAAGGTGAATCAGGAGCTTTCCAAATGGGAGAAAGTGAAAAAGTTCAAGTTGCTGGAAGATCAGTTCACGATTGATGGCGGAGAAATCACACCCACACTTAAAATTAAGAGAAATGTGATCAACGAGAAATACAAAGAACAAATCGACAGTATTTACGCGGAAGAAGAGGAAGAATCTTAG